TAAAAAGCCGCCCACCTTAAGTAAGTGACTAAGACAGCGTGATGATGCTTCTTTTTCGCATTTATATACAtgtaaaattgttaatataGTAATTGATAAGTACTAGGTTTTAAACGTAGTTAAGAGTTAGTCTAATTCTAATTGctattgttgtgtgttgtggctATGTAcaatgtttgtgttttgttcttGTTAAAACCGGCGCAACGCAATGCGgtcgcctctctctctcttccgtTCTCTGCTCTGCGAGATTCCGATTCTCGTTGCGAGAAACAGCTGCcgccgtcgttgtcgtcgtcttctATTCAACTATTCGTTGTTTAACCGGTTTTCAAGGCATCCACTTCCAGCATCGAtggactgctgctgctgctcactgACACGCCCACGCGAGCTCCGATAACAGCGCCATCGTCGGACATGCCCTGATACAGCTTGTGGACGACATTAAAGATGATAAAGCAGACAATGAGCACCAACAGCGACATGAAGACATACGCCAGCACCAGCGGTGTATCCGAGATGGGATCCAACATGATTcgaaattgatttcaaattgttgtctGTGCGTATATATAACAATTCTCTACACGATTTGTAAGAGAGAGTGACGTTtatgtgagagagagaagtgttttttcttaattttggaGAACTGAGGAAGTTGTTTCGTTCTTCGTTCGAAAGACTAAAGTCAAAGAATGAGTGCGTCGAACTGAAGCGGCGACGCgtatgttaattaaaatgtgtcGTTTATATATAAAGTTTACTCGTTGTCGTATATATCCGTTTGTTGTAGTATTAAATgtttctcttgctcttgctgttgctt
This is a stretch of genomic DNA from Drosophila albomicans strain 15112-1751.03 chromosome 3, ASM965048v2, whole genome shotgun sequence. It encodes these proteins:
- the LOC117569701 gene encoding uncharacterized protein LOC117569701 translates to MLDPISDTPLVLAYVFMSLLVLIVCFIIFNVVHKLYQGMSDDGAVIGARVGVSVSSSSSPSMLEVDALKTG